The Vicinamibacteria bacterium genome contains a region encoding:
- a CDS encoding site-specific DNA-methyltransferase: SVFLQMGDENAHITRALLDEVFGAANFVSEVVFYKTSGKGAAGLDSVFDRLLWYAKDKSSLKYRQLYMARPPHTLQEQYTLVELPDGSVRRITDEEKLGTAPLPDSARRFMPDQISSQGETEEGSQPFEFEGVKYSLPPNTHWKTGLEGRKRLAAKGRLYPIGKRLRYKRYADDFPLAPYTNIWDDTVISGFGAAKLYAVQTSPKVVERCILMTTDPSDLVFDPTCGSGTTAACAELAGRRWITCDTSRVAVNVARQRLVSGVLPHYQTRNGKVSGNFLYRTVPHITLKSLAYDLEPEKVELVDQPEVDRDALRVCGPLEVMSLGRYSVEDWKGYVVRESGIGEAAKLENYIEVICRLYRKDSAIQGATGLVHAVAETEKEKIAISVGPVSGRVTAKQIHDAVQDAMASGILEVHVLGWAFEANVGEVKSALEKRGKIKVELIMIRPDTLAEGIKATQPEMLFSPLALPDIEVQTKKNGKKDQEVRVRLKGVALFDRKRRTTEYYDADSGYVSAWYLDEDYDGDCFVDCQMFFDFKRKPATSTLGLDVDDEEFELKLNSAPFPLRGYKRIAVKVVDVYGNESTVVQDLG; this comes from the coding sequence GCTCGGTGTTCTTGCAGATGGGGGACGAGAACGCGCACATCACGCGGGCGCTCTTGGACGAGGTCTTTGGAGCGGCCAACTTCGTCTCCGAGGTGGTTTTCTACAAGACCTCAGGCAAGGGCGCTGCTGGATTGGACTCAGTGTTCGACCGCCTCCTGTGGTACGCGAAAGACAAGTCGTCTCTGAAGTACCGACAGCTTTACATGGCGCGTCCGCCGCACACGCTGCAGGAACAGTACACGCTGGTGGAACTGCCCGACGGTTCCGTTCGACGCATCACAGATGAAGAGAAATTGGGCACTGCACCGCTACCGGATAGCGCGCGGCGCTTTATGCCTGATCAGATCTCCTCGCAAGGCGAGACCGAAGAGGGCTCGCAGCCATTCGAGTTCGAGGGGGTCAAGTATTCTCTCCCCCCGAACACGCACTGGAAGACCGGCCTTGAAGGGCGCAAGCGGCTTGCGGCGAAGGGGCGGCTGTACCCCATCGGGAAGCGGCTACGCTACAAGCGGTACGCCGACGACTTTCCGCTGGCTCCCTACACCAACATCTGGGACGACACTGTGATCAGCGGCTTCGGCGCTGCGAAGCTATATGCGGTACAGACGTCTCCAAAGGTCGTCGAGCGGTGCATCCTGATGACCACCGACCCGAGCGACCTTGTCTTCGACCCCACTTGTGGCTCCGGAACGACTGCGGCCTGCGCTGAGCTAGCGGGTCGGCGCTGGATCACGTGCGACACGTCGCGCGTTGCGGTGAACGTAGCGAGACAGCGGTTGGTGTCGGGGGTACTTCCTCACTACCAAACCCGCAATGGCAAGGTGTCCGGGAACTTTCTGTACCGGACCGTTCCGCACATCACGCTCAAGAGCCTCGCCTACGACCTCGAGCCCGAGAAGGTCGAGCTGGTCGACCAGCCCGAGGTGGACAGAGATGCCCTCCGCGTCTGCGGCCCCCTTGAGGTGATGTCCCTCGGCCGCTACTCCGTAGAGGACTGGAAGGGCTACGTGGTCCGCGAGTCGGGCATCGGCGAGGCGGCGAAGCTCGAGAACTACATCGAAGTGATCTGCCGCCTCTATCGCAAGGACTCGGCCATCCAGGGTGCAACCGGACTCGTGCATGCGGTGGCGGAAACCGAGAAGGAGAAGATCGCGATCTCGGTCGGGCCGGTCTCGGGCCGCGTCACCGCGAAGCAAATCCACGACGCTGTTCAGGATGCGATGGCCTCGGGCATCCTCGAGGTGCACGTGCTGGGCTGGGCCTTTGAGGCGAACGTCGGCGAGGTGAAGTCGGCCCTTGAGAAGCGCGGCAAAATCAAGGTTGAGCTGATCATGATCCGGCCCGACACACTGGCCGAGGGGATCAAAGCGACCCAGCCCGAAATGCTGTTCTCGCCCCTGGCTCTACCGGACATCGAGGTCCAAACGAAGAAGAACGGCAAGAAAGACCAAGAGGTGCGCGTCCGATTGAAAGGGGTGGCCCTGTTTGACCGAAAGCGTCGCACCACTGAGTACTATGATGCCGATTCTGGTTACGTTTCGGCCTGGTATCTCGACGAAGACTACGACGGCGACTGCTTCGTCGACTGCCAGATGTTCTTCGATTTCAAGAGAAAGCCGGCGACGTCCACGCTCGGCCTCGACGTGGATGATGAGGAGTTCGAGCTCAAGCTCAATTCGGCGCCTTTCCCGCTGCGAGGCTACAAGCGGATCGCGGTCAAGGTCGTGGACGTGTACGGCAACGAATCCACCGTCGTCCAGGACCTCGGGTAG